Proteins from one Octopus bimaculoides isolate UCB-OBI-ISO-001 chromosome 19, ASM119413v2, whole genome shotgun sequence genomic window:
- the LOC106871876 gene encoding ATP-dependent DNA helicase PIF1-like, with amino-acid sequence MTASLKSKVFPNIATNYKSHKWLCERTILAPRNNAVDKLNLNLLSQFPGPECSYRSIDSVPDQEQAMHYPVEFLNSLCPLGFSPNILIMKTDALIMLLRNLDALRLCNGPRLVVKTAMPHVSEATIITGNMMSKNVFIPRVSPISNDLPLHFKRLQFPVKLSFAMFINKVQGQSLKVVGLNLLQPCFSRGHLDNEDAVAVISSISSAGFASLKMCGIRDPLVEKQIHSIQAGH; translated from the exons ATGACAGCCTCCCTAAAAAGCAAGGTGTTTCCAAACATAGCCACAAACTATAAAAGTCACAAGTGGCTTTGTGAAAGAACAATTCTGGCACCAAGGAATAATGCTGTAGACAAGCTGAATCTAAATTTGTTGTCTCAGTTTCCAGGACCTGAATGTTCATACAGATCAATTGATTCTGTCCCTGATCAAGAACAGGCAATGCATTACCCAGTTGAGTTCCTCAATTCACTTTGCCCACTAGGATTTTCACCAAACATTCTGATCATGAAAACAGATGCTCTGATAATGCTATTAAGAAACCTCGATGCACTCAGACTCTGCAATGGACCAAGATTAGTTGTTAAAACAGCCATGCCTCATGTGTCggaagcaacaataattacaggcaATATGATGAGTAAGAATGTATTCATTCCAAGGGTATCTCCCATCTCAAATGATCTCCCCTTACATTTCAAGAGACTACAGTTTCCTGTTAAACTCAGCTTTGCAATGTTTATCAACAAAGTACAAGGTCAATCTCTAAAGGTGGTGGGACTTAACCTCCTTCAACCTTGCTTCTCACGTGGTCATct CGACAATGaagatgctgttgctgttatttcttctatttcctcTGCTGGCTTTGCATCTTTGAAAATGTgtggaataagagatcccttagttgaaaaacag atTCACAGCATTCAAGCTGGTCACTAA